The Syngnathus typhle isolate RoL2023-S1 ecotype Sweden linkage group LG14, RoL_Styp_1.0, whole genome shotgun sequence genome segment gtgatgccagcaactacaataaaccataataaatgaagtaaaaacatgcccatcatgcaatgcctcctttttcttatagtcgccatctagtggtgatggcagcatccataataaatgaagtaaaacatgccaatcatgcattgcctcttttcacctgagaaccctatgaatttgtatttattgaaaatctccaacattacagCAGAAagatagatatatatatttttctgaacaaatttagaaaatgacattttcttcaaaatttgagaacacGGATCGTACTAAAaattcctggaacaatgatagggaAATGTCAagcaaagaaagacattttgattatATTTTAGAACGGTTACTTATATCCTTGCTGCCGCTCAAGTCGAGCCGTCATGAACTTGGAATCAAACCCCCATCAAGACgtcattgactttctgctttatcctgtgagaacgAAGCTAACGGAATACAATGGCTTCCCGAATACCCTATTCTTGATTttaccagtagagggggtgcaccgttcctggaggtactgcaataccaggtcgatgcgtggagtggacggagcaagcccctgttCCATCTCcctgttccaaaaatcaatttaatatatggtccccggataggggacgtatcagatattaaactgataagaacagatactacacttgatcttagccaaaaggccgagaagcgatgacCAAGTGtcggtctgagaaaactacttaaatagagggactaccaattcaagttacggtttgaaTATATtgactcatactaatgccacgtaccgaccaccgtaacaaacctcaactattaacagtttggaatgataatgcgtcaccgggctgtttcaacctgtgcatcgatgcacattgatgaacacaaaatactcgtttaaactgtctatttaggttgagtccttctaagtgtagtaaatctatgaacgtctattgtttgtattagaagaaATGCTTGCTGCAATTTCAGCGTGAGACCGCCTGTTAAtctggtgagaccagcaatggggtgacCCGTTTTGCCCCGACTCCgtagttcactcttgtttctcttcagctcgtataaatctttcgccttttactaaagatttccgtggggaggaacaacaagagtttatctgaattttttgatgctctgcgagagCGGAGCCACCTACTGCTGTTAAAGAAAACATCAATCACGAAAAATAACATCGTgtaaaaacatgcccatcatgcattgcctcctTTCTCTtatagtcgccatctagtggtgatgccagccaCTACAATAAACcataataaatgaagtaaaaacatgcccatcatgcaacgcctcctttttcttatagtcgccatctagtggtgatgccagcaactacaataaaccataataaatgaagtaaaaacatgcccatcatgcaatgcctcctttttcttatagtcgccatctagtggtgatggcACCATCcataataaatgaagtaaaacatgcccatcatgcattgcctcttttcacctgagaaccctatgaatttgtatttattgaaaatctccaacattaccgcagaaagatatatatatatatttttcttttctgaacaaatttagaaaatgacattttcttcaaaatttgagaacagGGATCGTACTAAAaattcctggaacaatgatagggaAATGTCAagcaaagaaagacattttgattatATTTTAGAACGGTTACTTATATCCTTGCTGCCGCTCAAGTCGAGCCGTCATGAACTTTGAATCAAACACCCATCAAGACgtcattgactttctgctttatcctgtgagaacgAAGCTGACGGAATACAATGGCTTCCTTTACAGAAGGCTGTAACatcgtttgcatgttgtgttgttctatgtgcatgtctgtgttggcagcggctctgccttgtgttcccgctccgcatgtcacgtgattccatggggtgacgcggcgttctctgcgcatgagcagggcactccggaagagagcagttcgcggtatggtggggtagaagttttctagttatagttgaagcaagtaaaaaagccgagttcatgaccaaaaggTAAGCCCTAGATCGTTGTTGTCGTATAataagtatatttgtttgtatttgttgccaTCGTGTCAGTTCGGGTCCTTGTACGGCACTCTGAGCGGATTCGCGGACGAGAGACACTTTCCTGTTGCCGCCATTCCTGTTCCTCATTTCGATCACTAGaggtctccccagaccatccgATTGCCCACATTACGATGAGTGTCATTGAGATAAGCATAATGCGGCCACTCGTAGCGTTAGAATTCAACTATGTACGTTGGCAACGAcgttattatactgtatttcctttagggtcatttaaagcatgtttgcgccatatttgaaatatttagtttgggattgtctttacctttattcttattatttgttattgcagactccgcaatcattccgcaattctatcaatctgcaattctattatgaccttcaatcctgctactcaataaacctgtccatccctccatctaccttttggccattccctgtgtccaaacgtcctttgctgcctcctgtattctgaccgatacaccatcttgtacactatataccCCCAGATCTAGCGTATTATCCTCCCCAACATTGGGCGCCAAATCCTCCTTTACACTTCCCAAATACCCTATTCTTGATTTTACCAGTAGAGGgagtgcaccgttcctggaggtactgcaataccaggtcgatgcgtggagtggacggagcaagcccctgttCCATCTCCCTGTtccaaaatcaatttaatatatggtccccagataggggacgtatcagatattaaactgataagaacagatactacacttgatcttagccaaaaggccgagaagcgatgacCAAGTGtcggtctgagaaaactacttaaatagagggactaccaattcaagttacggtttgaaTATATtgactcatactaatgccactgtcaaacgtgcactttccaataaagtgcctccggctccccggtaacgggttcgataagccggggcgaagggactcgtccgcagctgaccacccgagtcaaattaatcctcttggaatcaacctaacttctatacgacgtcaatcccgcttaaatcatccgacgcgcaagccgagtaactcaattcgaggcaagtcgccggtatgaccacgccgtaatgatggctcccttcatttgtttgatgttggtaattcgttacggatgcttttagatgcctctgttaaggcctcagggattcgttagtctatagcgccccgtagcgctgctctcgccgaagtaacttttaatatggccctgctgtggccgggttggggaagtaacgagattacttcccttttttcagtggaaagtcagattgactacagtatgacaatgatagggttgaaaagagaactttaatacattaatcactaattccaatgttgtctatataaacacttaaccgtacaggcgtaattacttctgaaggcaaattaacccctcaaaatcatccaaagcggctcttgatgcggcccgagtgaattaaatacttttgctcaggccccgttccgcttttgctgcaggagcgagcctacttcccctTTGTCCGGGAGCCagtccaaatagcagaagtaggactatgtcagcgcttaagaataagtttatcACATTATTAACTAAtcctaacggcatatataaccacttagccgcaaaagcgcttcctcgcactctattgtttccgacaaactgatatttcacttaatacgggttcaagtgatttaatcgaattattattattatccggtaataaattctgaaggcaatttaGTCCCTTAGAagcattcaaagtagtttttgacgcggcccgagtaaattaaatacttttgatcggccccgttctgcttttgcgaaagccgcaagcccacttctctttttttcggaagtaaatcaaattagcagaagtatggcaaaaacaaagtttggaaataaatctgattctttagtctctaattcttaaaatctcccgttaataaatcgactcatcaacccatccacaaacaatcgactgcataaattatacaaattagcgcacaacgaattaaatgagtatatacaactcttttttattgaagaaacttgaaataaaattacaaatcacaatcctccaaaaactgaacaattccactcactgatgcccttgcaaatacaatcattcaatcccggagtaattttgattgcaacaattaaatcagaaaagaggaaaatgagggtaccaattgggggttattttttggtggaaataaagtcgagtgatcaattcgatcttatctctataaatctaatttagaaactagttttggccatgaggggatcccactaccccgataatttggctcccttcccgcacggagatacagaaggagtcggtcctctcacctagtttctcaagcaaaattgtccagtccaattcttttgagtgaatccaagttaatccgtgccagcaatcttgcgtctcacacaaaaatctcgaaggctttggaaaaagtcttgaaactcctatcggcttctgttcacttgaccgcgatcaggagagagccctgtcgatggccagggtggcctttttatagacttttctggcccttcccttttccgcttGCCTCTATACCGTCCattttcccacgcctacggcttctatactgtccagtttcccacgcctacggcttctatactgtccagcttcccacgctcatcccctgcggtttttccgggcagctcgtttccggctcactctttccactgaaattctgtggaaaccccccttggcaggcaccctgcttcctcttttctttacttctcctttttaaaaccaatactttaaagtcagactttggtcaaccattaaatcaaaataaatcaaagcctttgaattgatctctttcttttctctttttaacacacccctattctcataagggtgggcagcttagtccaattctgtgataatattgctttaagccgttacagaatatatttcagccaagcaattgaaataaaacataaaaataaaatgaaataataaaaccaagaactcatttgttttaccctttttaacacacccctattctcataagggtgggcagcttagtccaattctgtgataatattgctttaagcggttacagaatatatttcagccaagctagtaaaataaaatacaattaaaagaataataaaaaccacctttgtgctctcgtgtgtgttccattgatcagaccacgctcaattttggtttctggctacgatttggcaccatcttttggaaaattttggaatttcagtttggccaattcactccctactatttaactctgattttgccccatctgctgtttaaaatttggaatgtccgccctgccaatttattcctgggagcaatccatactcattctcttgcaccatttgtttcccaattcccatgttacatgacaccacgtaccgaccaccgtaacaaacctcaactattaacagtttggaatgataatgcgtcaccgggctgtttcaacctgtgcatcggttgcagatttcCGTGTGTTCgcggaggtttagtgtcacgtggttcacgttgacccaatagaataacgatgaactgagctcctgatgggaaaaGCTTTTAATAAGCAACAAAACGAATtagtcattcgccaaaaacaatccgatctttggatacatttcgggaccgaaagCACAATAGCCGTTTGAtttaatattatataataatataatattatataaatattatttatttatttatttatttatttatttatttatttatatatttatttatatatttatttatttatttatttatttatttatttgtttattattttcccTTGGTACAGAACCTAGATGGATAAAAGTCAAGTGTGTCTCGAGTGCGTCTGCTTGTTCGGGATTGATGACGTCATTTCACTTTAGAACTGGAGTGAGGCTCAGAGTAGGGAGTGGATCCGGGCCGAGGGGTGGGCGGGATGGACGCCGGGACGTAGGGTGGATTCCAAAGAGGGAGTCCATCCAGCTGCTCTCACCGACTCACCAGAAGACGCTCGCACATGTCTGACGGACGCAAAAAGGCCAACAACATGTTTGCGGAATAAGAGGGGAAACTGCACACGAACGGCGTCCGCATGGGGGGTAGGTCAGATTCGCTACTCCGGTTCGAACATGATTATGACGTTATCGGTAAACATGCAATTGGCTTGGATGTGTTTTTCAAACAACGAGCTGTGAATTATTGCGATTCAAGTTGTTTGTTGCCACTTCTATTTTAAATTTAATCTCGaactaatcctaatccaaaaataatttaaaaaaagtgttcCTGAGGGGCCTGGAAACAATCCAGTGAACTCTGTGTTTCCACCTCATTTGCAAGCGTTGCAGTAGCGTGCAAAGGGGTGGGCAGATGGGGCGGGCATCACCACCCACGGAATAAATATCAGCGGGAATCCGTGTCAAAGGAAGGGCCAGGCAGCGGCGGCTCTGCATTCAAAGTATGTTTGAAAATCTTTTGTTAGCCTTTCAAGAGTCATGTGGGAAGCAAGAACACATTTTTTAGTGCAAACCCAATCAAGTATGACGCATGCAAACTCTTTATGGTCGTTTCTGTGCCTATTTCTGGAGTCAACAAACCCTGACATCATCACAGTTTTGGAGGCAAACGCTCAGGCGGGGTTTCATTCTTCAGAGCCACACTGACGATCagaattgttttgtccgtccaatgctcacttcctgtttgtgtgcAGCTCAACTTGTCCAGTGCGTTTACACACGCCACATTTGATTTACGCCTGCGGGGCCGACACACGTGTTCCCTCCTCCATCCTTCTGTCGGCATCGATCCCTTTTCTCACACCCACGTGGGCAAACGTGCGAGGACGGAGAACAATTTGCTGGCCGCAGCCTCCGTGGTCCGGCGGACATCCGCACGCTTGCCAGACGGACAGGATGGAAGCCCAACTGTGTTGCAACTTGCACACAATGGGGATTGTTGCATTCCTCTTCGGCTTTCTGTCTGCACAAGTGCAACTGCATGCCGAGGTTCCCCCGGACGGACAGAAAAATATTGCCTGGCGTGATGTCATCTCTCGGGAATGTTTTGGCACGAGGGCTGCAGCAGTTGGCTGGTGGACAAGAGGTTTCATtttgagctctctctctctcacacacacacaaacacacacacacacttgagaaGATGAGAGTGAGAAAATGAGTCCAGCCGTAATCTTCTCATTGTGAAAATCACATCTGGCCTCCTCCGAACAACATCATCTAATAGATTGGCGGACTACTTTTGTAGAGAACTCAAGCATGTTCCACCATAACATGTTCCTGGTGAAAGGTAGAGTAGTTTGGTAAGTAGCTAGGTCGGCCGGATGGTTGGTCGATAGGAGCTAGCCGGCAAACTAGCCTGGTGGCAGTAGGTTGGAATTGAGATTGTTTGTGAAGATAAGTAGTCCCGTGCTTTTGGTTAATCTGCTTTGTCGTTTGACTGTGCAGATGTGAAGATGTGGGCTTTGATGGGAGCCGTGTGCCTGTGCCACTGTGTCGTCGGACAGCTGCTGAAAGGAGCGCCGCGTCTCCTCTGCAGTGTCCCGGGGGCGCCAGGACCGCCCGGCAAGCCCGGCCCCAGCGGGACTCCGGGAGCCGACGGGAACGCGGGCGTCCCCGGAAGAGATGGCAGAGATGGCAGGACAGGGGAGAAGGGACAGAAGGGAGACCCAGGTATCAGTTTCCCGACGCTTTCAAATACTTTTTGAAATGATATGGCCGCGTAAGCCCAAATAATTACGTTTTCATTCGTCATGCTTGTTTATGGCTTTGTACACAGTATTTTTATTGAGGAAGTGAACACAGCTGTTCCCCATGAAGCATATATTTCATCTTAACACGCAAAAGCACACAGCGAGTAGACATTTTCAAAGAGTTCTTAGTCGGAGGCGGCTGGAGAACAGATCATTTGGCCCGACCGtttcaaaatgtcaacatgGCAGCGCTCTCTGGTGATTTCGAGCGTGACGCCACCTCAGGGAAATGTCTCTCCGTTGTCTACTTTAAATAGCCGACCGGTGCTGAGAAAAGCCATGTGCTAAAGGGGATGTGTTCTGCtaatttgcttttttatttgcCTGGTCCTCAGAAGCCCCTTGTTCGGCTTATGGCAACAGGGAAAACTCTCTTGTGGAGGTTCCTGGAAGCCTGGCAGTTCATCCTGTTACAGTGCTGTAGATGTCCTGAATGTTGGAAGTGGTGGTTAGAGACTACTTCTGAGTTGATGGTCATCCATCCCTGGATTATTAATGGATTGCTGTCATATAAAAGTTGCGTCGGTACTGAATGCTAAAACTCGACTCTTGTGTTTTAGGTTTAAAGGGCAGGGTGGGACCCACAGGTAAGATCGGCGAGCGAGGGGAGCGAGGTCCTACAGGGAAACGAGGTCCCGAGGGGGAGAACGGAGACGGAGGCCCACCGGGCCCTCTGGGCCACGAAGGCGAGAAAGGACAAAAGGGGCAACGCGGCATTCGCGGGGTGCCGGGAAAATGCAATTGCGGAAGCCTTACGCTCAAATCAGCTTTCTCGGTCGGCATCACCAACAGCTACCCGACAGAGAACACCCCCATTAAGTTCAACAAGGTCCTACTCAATGAGGGCGGCCATTACGACCCCCAAACGGGCAAGTTCGTCTGCGCATATCCTGgcatttattttttcacttaCCACATCACGCTCGCTAATAAACACTTGGCCATCGCTCTGATGCACAATGGACAGCACCGCATCAAAACCTTCGATGCCAACACGGGCAACCACGACGTGGCCTCGGGCTCTACGGTGATGTTCCTCAACTCTGAAGATGCCGTCTGGCTAGAGATCTTTTACCACGACCAGAATGGTTTGTTTGCCGACCCGGGCTGGACGGACAGCTTGTTCTCGGGCTTCTTGCTCTACGCCGACACGGACTACTTTGACCAGCTGGCAGCAGACTACGCATAAGCAAAAcagagaagatggatggatggatggatggatggatgg includes the following:
- the LOC133166571 gene encoding complement C1q tumor necrosis factor-related protein 7 isoform X1, translating into MTKSSTCPVRLHTPHLIYACGADTRVPSSILLSASIPFLTPTWANVRGRRTICWPQPPWSGGHPHACQTDRMEAQLCCNLHTMGIVAFLFGFLSAQVQLHAEVPPDGQKNIAWRDVISRECFGTRAAAVGWWTRDVKMWALMGAVCLCHCVVGQLLKGAPRLLCSVPGAPGPPGKPGPSGTPGADGNAGVPGRDGRDGRTGEKGQKGDPGLKGRVGPTGKIGERGERGPTGKRGPEGENGDGGPPGPLGHEGEKGQKGQRGIRGVPGKCNCGSLTLKSAFSVGITNSYPTENTPIKFNKVLLNEGGHYDPQTGKFVCAYPGIYFFTYHITLANKHLAIALMHNGQHRIKTFDANTGNHDVASGSTVMFLNSEDAVWLEIFYHDQNGLFADPGWTDSLFSGFLLYADTDYFDQLAADYA
- the LOC133166571 gene encoding complement C1q tumor necrosis factor-related protein 7 isoform X2, with the translated sequence MGDVKMWALMGAVCLCHCVVGQLLKGAPRLLCSVPGAPGPPGKPGPSGTPGADGNAGVPGRDGRDGRTGEKGQKGDPGLKGRVGPTGKIGERGERGPTGKRGPEGENGDGGPPGPLGHEGEKGQKGQRGIRGVPGKCNCGSLTLKSAFSVGITNSYPTENTPIKFNKVLLNEGGHYDPQTGKFVCAYPGIYFFTYHITLANKHLAIALMHNGQHRIKTFDANTGNHDVASGSTVMFLNSEDAVWLEIFYHDQNGLFADPGWTDSLFSGFLLYADTDYFDQLAADYA
- the LOC133166571 gene encoding complement C1q tumor necrosis factor-related protein 7 isoform X3; translated protein: MWALMGAVCLCHCVVGQLLKGAPRLLCSVPGAPGPPGKPGPSGTPGADGNAGVPGRDGRDGRTGEKGQKGDPGLKGRVGPTGKIGERGERGPTGKRGPEGENGDGGPPGPLGHEGEKGQKGQRGIRGVPGKCNCGSLTLKSAFSVGITNSYPTENTPIKFNKVLLNEGGHYDPQTGKFVCAYPGIYFFTYHITLANKHLAIALMHNGQHRIKTFDANTGNHDVASGSTVMFLNSEDAVWLEIFYHDQNGLFADPGWTDSLFSGFLLYADTDYFDQLAADYA